A single window of Falco peregrinus isolate bFalPer1 chromosome 11, bFalPer1.pri, whole genome shotgun sequence DNA harbors:
- the NDUFAF5 gene encoding arginine-hydroxylase NDUFAF5, mitochondrial isoform X2: protein MGAAALGRAAGAVGARALRGAGCPVLRAGWGRRLWAPSGGSAAAGVASGSGALSPFDRRLKRKQKNWAALRAEPAECEYLRREVGGRIADRVFDIPRTFPLALDLGSGRGYIAQHLTKETVEKLIQVDIAENALKNAVESEIPTVSVVADEECLPFKEDTFDLVVSSLSLHWVNDLPRAFREDTDEIQVNYPGLFEVMEDLQGMGESNCSWNRKPLLHRETMLAAAAIYREMYGNSDGSVPATFQIYYMIGWKFHESQARPAQRGSATVSFGDLAKIDGLLSRGKK from the exons ATGGGCGCTGCGGCACTGGGGCGGGCCGCGGGGGCCGTCGGGGCGCGAGCCCTGCGCGGGGCGGGCTGCCCGGTGCTGCGGGCGGGCTGGGGCCGCCGGCTCTGGGCGCCCTCGGGGGGATCCGCGGCCGCCGGCGTCGCGTCGGGCTCGGGCGCGCTGAGCCCCTTCGACCGGCGGCTGAAGCGGAAGCAGAAGAACTGGGCGGCGCTGCGGGCCGAGCCCGCCGAGTGCGAGTACCTGCGGCGGGAG GTCGGCGGCAGGATAGCGGACAGGGTGTTCGACATCCCCAG AACTTTTCCTCTTGCCTTGGATCTTGGCTCTGGAAGAGGTTACATAGCTCAGCACTTAACCAAG gaaacagTTGAAAAACTTATTCAAGTTGATATTGCGGAGAATGCTTTA AAAAATGCTGTAGAATCTGAAATCCCTACAGTCAGTGTTGTAGCTGATGAGGAATGCCTTCCTTTCAAAGAAGATACATTTGATCTTGTTGTTAGCAGCTTAAG tttGCATTGGGTGAATGACCTTCCTAGAGCTTTTAGAGAG GATACTGATGAAATTCAAGTCAACTACCCAGGGTTGTTTGAGGTTATGGAAGACTTGCAAG GTATGGGGGAGAGTAACTGCTCTTGGAATAGAAAACCTCTGCTACACAGGGAGACAATGTTGGCAGCTGCTGCAATATACAGAG AAATGTACGGAAATAGCGATGGCTCTGTACCTGCCACATTTCAGATCTACTACATGATTGGCTGGAAATTCCATGAATCACAG GCAAGACCAGCCCAGAGAGGTTCTGCAACAGTTTCATTTGGAGACCTTGCAAAAATAGATGGACTgctttcaagaggaaaaaaatag
- the NDUFAF5 gene encoding arginine-hydroxylase NDUFAF5, mitochondrial isoform X1 codes for MGAAALGRAAGAVGARALRGAGCPVLRAGWGRRLWAPSGGSAAAGVASGSGALSPFDRRLKRKQKNWAALRAEPAECEYLRREVGGRIADRVFDIPRTFPLALDLGSGRGYIAQHLTKETVEKLIQVDIAENALKNAVESEIPTVSVVADEECLPFKEDTFDLVVSSLSLHWVNDLPRAFREIHQVLKPDGVFIGAMFGGDTLYELRCSLQLAELEREGGFSPHVSPFTAVSDLGHLLSRAGFNTLTVDTDEIQVNYPGLFEVMEDLQGMGESNCSWNRKPLLHRETMLAAAAIYREMYGNSDGSVPATFQIYYMIGWKFHESQARPAQRGSATVSFGDLAKIDGLLSRGKK; via the exons ATGGGCGCTGCGGCACTGGGGCGGGCCGCGGGGGCCGTCGGGGCGCGAGCCCTGCGCGGGGCGGGCTGCCCGGTGCTGCGGGCGGGCTGGGGCCGCCGGCTCTGGGCGCCCTCGGGGGGATCCGCGGCCGCCGGCGTCGCGTCGGGCTCGGGCGCGCTGAGCCCCTTCGACCGGCGGCTGAAGCGGAAGCAGAAGAACTGGGCGGCGCTGCGGGCCGAGCCCGCCGAGTGCGAGTACCTGCGGCGGGAG GTCGGCGGCAGGATAGCGGACAGGGTGTTCGACATCCCCAG AACTTTTCCTCTTGCCTTGGATCTTGGCTCTGGAAGAGGTTACATAGCTCAGCACTTAACCAAG gaaacagTTGAAAAACTTATTCAAGTTGATATTGCGGAGAATGCTTTA AAAAATGCTGTAGAATCTGAAATCCCTACAGTCAGTGTTGTAGCTGATGAGGAATGCCTTCCTTTCAAAGAAGATACATTTGATCTTGTTGTTAGCAGCTTAAG tttGCATTGGGTGAATGACCTTCCTAGAGCTTTTAGAGAG aTTCACCAGGTTCTTAAGCCAGATGGAGTATTCATTGGTGCAATGTTTGGGGGAGACACTCTATATGAGCTTCGCTGCTCTTTGCAGCTAGCAGAAttggaaagagaaggggggTTTTCTCCTCATGTATCACCATTCACTGCTGTCTCTGATCTGGGACATCTGCTGTCAAGAGCTGGCTTTAACACCCTGACTGTG GATACTGATGAAATTCAAGTCAACTACCCAGGGTTGTTTGAGGTTATGGAAGACTTGCAAG GTATGGGGGAGAGTAACTGCTCTTGGAATAGAAAACCTCTGCTACACAGGGAGACAATGTTGGCAGCTGCTGCAATATACAGAG AAATGTACGGAAATAGCGATGGCTCTGTACCTGCCACATTTCAGATCTACTACATGATTGGCTGGAAATTCCATGAATCACAG GCAAGACCAGCCCAGAGAGGTTCTGCAACAGTTTCATTTGGAGACCTTGCAAAAATAGATGGACTgctttcaagaggaaaaaaatag
- the NDUFAF5 gene encoding arginine-hydroxylase NDUFAF5, mitochondrial isoform X3 has translation MFGGDTLYELRCSLQLAELEREGGFSPHVSPFTAVSDLGHLLSRAGFNTLTVDTDEIQVNYPGLFEVMEDLQGMGESNCSWNRKPLLHRETMLAAAAIYREMYGNSDGSVPATFQIYYMIGWKFHESQARPAQRGSATVSFGDLAKIDGLLSRGKK, from the exons ATGTTTGGGGGAGACACTCTATATGAGCTTCGCTGCTCTTTGCAGCTAGCAGAAttggaaagagaaggggggTTTTCTCCTCATGTATCACCATTCACTGCTGTCTCTGATCTGGGACATCTGCTGTCAAGAGCTGGCTTTAACACCCTGACTGTG GATACTGATGAAATTCAAGTCAACTACCCAGGGTTGTTTGAGGTTATGGAAGACTTGCAAG GTATGGGGGAGAGTAACTGCTCTTGGAATAGAAAACCTCTGCTACACAGGGAGACAATGTTGGCAGCTGCTGCAATATACAGAG AAATGTACGGAAATAGCGATGGCTCTGTACCTGCCACATTTCAGATCTACTACATGATTGGCTGGAAATTCCATGAATCACAG GCAAGACCAGCCCAGAGAGGTTCTGCAACAGTTTCATTTGGAGACCTTGCAAAAATAGATGGACTgctttcaagaggaaaaaaatag